The following are from one region of the Oscarella lobularis chromosome 3, ooOscLobu1.1, whole genome shotgun sequence genome:
- the LOC136184984 gene encoding ER degradation-enhancing alpha-mannosidase-like protein 2 — MRLQSVCLTFYFIFVKYGVSMTSKEMAMYREKARAMFYHAYDSYIHYAYPKDELAPLSCSGRDTWGNYSLSLIDAMDTLIVLGNYSEFTRIYNLVEKIDFTIDKNASVFETNIRVIGGLLSAHLLAYKVPGLSLDVDWPCDGPLLRKALDVADRLLPAFNTPTGLPYGTVNLKYGVPHEETTVTCTASCGTFIIEFGVLSRLSGDPRYESVALRALKSLWESRSKIGLVGNHINIMTGKWVALDSGIGGGVDSYLEYLLKGGVLFRNAVLLNQFREYYSAINERLRREDWYMWARMDTADITMTVFQSLEAFWPGLQTLVGDVDLAARTASNYHLIWERFGATPEMLELKAGLPVTGREGYPLRPELVESLMYLYQATKDSYWLEMGRNVLESIESSARVPCGYATFRSVVTHELEDRMESFFLSETTKYLYLLFDPDHFLHKDVTDLSKDDYERLPVDPESGCDLGVGGYLFNTEAHPINVGALSCCRPYGEDWMTENDEDGESDFSIDDVLEAESVALPNAFGELLSNLAEQMGFQVKVVKGNSTVSVSSNETSGNGTDKVKIVLNQKKDEEKVFQGSGFLWLTSTPHRPIQTSINDTCEMEGAFGCHPLPTLSFACLARPYDSKFAQLGVTLSDDLIGKNLNDTQEDV, encoded by the exons ATGCGTTTACAAAGCGTTTGTTTGACTTTCTACTTTATTTTCGTTAAGTATGGAGTCAGCATGACTTCTAAAGAAATGGCGATGTACAG AGAAAAAGCGAGAGCGATGTTTTATCACGCCTACGATAGCTACATTCACTACGCTTATCCCAAAGACGAGCTGGCACCCCTCTCTTGCTCTGGTCGAGACACCTGGGGGAA ctactctctttctcttatTGATGCTATGGACACACTGATA GTGCTCGGAAATTATTCTGAATTCACACGTATTTACAATTTGGTAGAAAAAATAGACTTCACTATTGATAAGAACGCGTCCGTGTTTGAGACAAACATTCGag TTATCGGAGGATTGCTCTCAGCTCACCTACTTGCATACAAAGTGCCGGGTCTCTCTTTGGATGTAGATTGGCCATGTGACGGTCCTCTACTGAGAAAAGCACTTGACGTAGCAGATAGGCTTCTGCCTG CATTTAACACTCCAACTGGTCTTCCTTATGGGACGGTTAATTTGAAATATGGAGTTCCGCATGAAGAAACAACTGTCACGTGCACAGCGTCCTGTGGAACTTTCATTATTGAATTTGGAGTATTGTCTCGTCTTTCAG GTGATCCTAGATATGAAAGCGTGGCTTTGAGAGCGTTGAAGTCTCTGTGGGAAAGTCGGTCGAAAATAGGATTA GTTGGAAATCATATCAACATCATGACAGGTAAATGGGTTGCCCTGGATTCAGGAATTGGCGGAGGCGTCGATTCCTATCTCGAGTACTTACTCAAAGGAGGCGTCCTCTTTCGAAACGCCGTCCTTCTCAACCAATTTCGAG AATATTACTCAGCAATCAATGAGCGACTCAGACGAGAAGACTGGTACATGTGGGCTAGAATGGATACAGCAGACATCACGATGACCGTTTTTCAGTCATTGGAAGCATTCTGGCCAGGGCTTCAG ACACTTGTTGGCGACGTTGATCTAGCGGCACGCACGGCCTCAAACTATCATTTGATATGGGAACGATTTGGAGCGACGCCCGAAATGCTTGAACTAAAAGCCGGTCTTCCTGTCACCGGCAGGGAAGGCTATCCTCTCCGACCTG AATTGGTCGAGAGTCTGATGTATTTGTATCAAGCTACGAAGGATAGCTACTGGCTGGAGATGGGACGCAATGTACTCGAGTCTATCGAATCTTCAGCGAGAGTGCCTTGTGGATACGCCACA TTTAGGAGCGTTGTCACGCACGAACTGGAGGATCGCATGGAGTCATTCTTTCTCTCGGAAACGACAAAGTATCTCTATCTGCTTTTCGATCCAGATCACTTCCTTCACAAAGACGTGACCGACTTGAGCAAGGACGACTACGAGAGATTGCCCGTCGATCCCGAATCCGGCTGCGATTTGGGCGTCGGCGGCTATCTTTTCAATACGGAAGCGCATCCGATTAACGTTGGGGCTCTGAGCTGTTGTCGGCCTTACGGCGAGGACTGGATGACGGAGAACGATGAGGACGGTGAGTCTGATTTTTCTATTGATGACGTACTGGAAGCCGAGTCGGTGGCCTTGCCCAATGCCTTTGGCGAGTTGCTTTCGAATCTTGCGGAGCAGATGGGTTTTCAAGTTAAGGTTGTCAAGGGCAATTCAACCGTTAGCGTTTCCTCTAATGAGACGAGTGGGAATGGCACCGATAAAGTGAAAATTGTATTgaatcaaaagaaagacgaggaGAAAGTCTTTCAAGGATCGGGGTTTCTTTGGCTCACCTCCACGCCTCATCGACCCATTCAGACGTCGATCAATGACACGTGTGAGATGGAGGGCGCATTCGGATGCCATCCGCTGCCAACGTTGTCATTCGCATGCCTAGCTCGGCCTTATGATAGCAAATTCGCTCAACTCGGCGTCACTTTATCTGACGACTTAATTGGTAAAAATCTTAATGATACACAAGAGGATGTATAA
- the LOC136185000 gene encoding frizzled and smoothened-like protein P, which yields MSRPPVEATTVDNDQTSSGDFDSSQNQKPESNTWNVVRNRKTRFFVAFCILVVMAVIAWPLVMEFWKHKRKPRDEDLWRNESRINCQIIDRSVLESSICKDHLPWLSWDSESSSVNMSVRGCGNYNRSEMELNALWNLVRAFQPECIAELWPFACRYAYSSCVYGDLSLTSKCNAVKEGKACKEVWKRMKKTLNSMTESSCLKFPHCAALPTLPPSKRVPLIPIRNNSNSSLPSPHCVHPLVNTSISTFPIRCSPKCLPYDWEYASELTVVNVVLPTSMVFWWICFIILSITFFNVKEVRRFPTITSYLLAFSCILFVLMMSIPIMAGRETMFCNHPDFISSLLSSSLFCRIQGVITQFGPLSGSFWWACSVFNILITVWCLSVENVLRRYWKQLFAIEATISYGIPALLVAAVFWNGDSYALLDVSAVMCGPSDQKMLNNTYEIPFQLACFVGSVMIIFILIRLREAEKFEQGLPGETANIKRRSMRQLFNKFFVVALAFPLLFSCIMSAFLNFPAYVDNFTNNIYFYIACVQNRGDDSFCTSMIKKNHKSLFILIQFVLLDVLFCVVVYYCLVPVRARKFWARQKKKFKIRLLAGSSYSSSSTSTTTGSRSNETVALLHSA from the exons ATGAGTCGGCCGCCCGTAGAAGCAACGACAGTTGACAATGATCAGACATCAAGTGGCGATTTTGACTCAAGCCAGAATCAGAAGCCTGAGAGCAATACCTGGAACGTCGTCCGTAACCGGAAgactcgttttttcgtcgccttttgcATACTCGTCGTGATGGCTGTCATCGCTTGGCCACTTGTCATGGAATTCTGGAAGCATAAGCGAAAGCCAAGA GATGAGGACCTCTGGCGGAACGAATCCCGAATCAATTGTCAAATTATCGACAGATCGGTATTAGAGTCTTCGATCTGCAAAGACCATTTACCTTGGCTTTCGTGGG ACTCAGAGTCGTCAAGTGTTAACATGTCTGTTCGAGGTTGCGGAAATTATAACAGATCTGAAATGGAATTGAATGCACTGTGGAACCTTGTGAGGGCGTTCCAACCGGAATGCATAGCAGAGCTTTGGCCTTTTGCCTGTCGCTATGCCTATAGCAGTTGCGTTTACGGTGACTTGTCTCTGACTAGCAAGTGCAATGCAGTCAAAGAAGGAAAGGCCTGTAAAGAGGTGTGGAAAAGGATGAAAAAAACACTCAATTCAATGACGGAATCCAGCTGTTTGAAATTTCCTCATTGCGCAGCTCTTCCAACCTTGCCGCCATCAAAACGCGTTCCCCTCATTCCGATTAGAAATAATAGTAATTCATCGTTACCTTCGCCACACTGTGTGCACCCACTGGTGAATACGTCTATTAGCACTTTTCCTATTCGATGCTCCCCAAAGTGTTTGCCCTATGACTGGGAATACGCGTCAGAGTTGACGGTAGTCAATGTTGTACTTCCAACGTCAATGGTGTTCTGGTGGATATgctttattattttatctaTAACATTCTTCAACGTCAAAGAAGT TCGAAGATTTCCTACAATCACCTCATACTTGTTGGCCTTCTCGTGTATTTTGTTTG TTTTGATGATGAGCATTCCAATAATGGCGGGGCGTGAAACGATGTTTTGCAACCACCCAGACTTTATATCAAGCCTCCTCTCTTCATCTCTGTTCTGCAGAATTCAAG GAGTCATCACCCAGTTTGGTCCTCTGTCAGGTTCATTCTGGTGGGCGTGCTCTGTTTTCAACATCCTGATTACGGTTTGGTGTCTTTCGGTTGAAAACGTTCTCCGCCGATACTGGAAACAATTATTTGCCATTGAAGCTACCATTTCCTATGGGATTCCTGCCTTGTTGGTGGCTGCCGTGTTTTGGAACGGAGACAGCTATGCTCTTTTAGACGTTTCTGCAGTCATGTGCGGGCCAAGTGATCAGAAGATGCTCAATAATACATACGAAATTCCTTTTCAACTCGCCTGCTTTGTCGGCTCTGTCATGATTATATTCATCCTAATACGATTACGTGAG GCTGAAAAGTTTGAACAGGGTTTACCTGGTGAAACGGCAAATATCAAGCGCCGTTCAATGAGGCAGCTCTTCAAtaaattcttcgtcgttgcatTAGCCTTTCCGCTATTATTCAGCTGCATAATGTCGGCTTTTCTCAACTTTCCTGCATACGTCGACAATTTTACGAATAACATTTACTTCTACATAGCTTGTGTTCAAAATCGTGGTGACGACTCCTTCTGCACTTCGATGATAAAAAAGAACCACAAGTCATTGTTCATCTTGATTCAGTTTGTTTTGCTAGATGTTTTGTTTTGCGTGGTTGTCTACTACTGCCTCGTTCCGGTTCGAGCAAGAAAGTTTTGGGCaaggcaaaagaaaaagttcaAAATTAGACTGCTTGCAGGATCATCTTACAGCTCTTCTAGCACTAGTACCACAACTGGTAGCCGATCTAACGAGACAGTAGCACTTCTTCACTCAGCTTGA
- the LOC136185002 gene encoding centrosomal protein of 290 kDa-like, with product MSRDIAVGMEDDSGWLAPLLDSPSRFFSSTVQTGRELKTRLQSWITSSFDENDDELLTAAEALESDSAETKEVLESVSVALRRQHEINRETTQLARVNFVANLANIAKHKQIEGIISEGQKSLRRMNSQLQIQTSKIQLLNGRVSGLKDEVDSQKKVSSRLEKDLRQQTELLQSSIQESRRDIERQQSILDKQQQVVNKLAKDKMKADFFVDAGLCGFAVFVANTFLVDLPLKLVLSPIPKENLQKWLRQLVKLVLMWKMVTYLRSILVRYGLHGKVGSTSSYAEHAMELIVSVLQKATGHCATRWSNWRTPAKKKKTPAKSTGMDVC from the exons ATGAGCCGGGATATCGCTGTAGGAATGGAGGACGACAGCGGTTGGCTTGCTCCCCTGCtcgattcgccgtcgcgatttttctcgtccACCGTTCAAACGGGACGAGAACTGAAAACGCGTCTGCAGTCGTGGATTACGTCGagcttcgacgaaaacg ACGACGAACTCTTGACCGCTGCCGAAGCTCTCGAGTCGGACAGcgccgaaacgaaagaagtGCTGGAGAGCGTCTCCGTGGCGCTGAGACGACAGCACGAAATCAACAGAGAAACGACGCAACTCGCTCGGGTCAACTTCGTTGCCAATCTGGCCAATATAGCGAAGCACAAGCAGATAGAA GGTATCATTTCGGAGGGTCAAAAAAGCCTTCGTAGGATGAATTCTCAGTTGCAAATTCAGACGAGCAAGATAC AACTGCTGAATGGTCGCGTATCCGGCCTAAAAGACGAGGTGGACAGTCAAAAGAAAGTCTCGTCGCGACTGGAAAAAGATCTGAGGCAGCAAACAGAACTGCTCCAGTCGTCGATTCAAGAG TCTCGACGAGACATCGAACGGCAGCAGAGCATACTGGATAAACAGCAGCAAGTAGTCAAT AAATTAGCGAAAGATAAGATGAAGGcagatttttttgtagatgcgGG ACTGTGTGGATTTGCTGTTTTTGTGGCTAACACGTTTCTTGTTGATTTGCCTTTGAAACTCGTTCTGTCGCCAATTCCTAAAGAGAATTTACAAAAATG GCTAAGGCAGTTGGTCAAACTTGTATTGATGTGGAAAATGGTCACGTACCTGAGATCCATTCTTGTAAGATACGGACTTCACGGAAA GGTTGGAAGCACGTCAAGTTATGCTGAACATGCCATGGAATTGATTGTCTCTGTTTTGCAAAAAGCTACCGGTCACTGTGCTACTCGGTGGTCCAACTGGAGGACCccggcaaagaagaagaaaactccAGCGAAGTCGACTGGCATGGACGTTTGTTAG
- the LOC136184998 gene encoding VPS9 domain-containing protein 1-like isoform X2, with amino-acid sequence MAGVPFCRVSDRLPVIMRGVGEAMSLDEQGRASEAYLKYLSCASYSIQSLTEDATGRHIHDLSHEMSLKFYKLSEQCIDRARDLLNHHRGQGRPSQQDMTPHHRPAPPPPGPFGSQYPFNRQWSGGPPPSYEESQSQRSASDVAGRSQAKLDPGSLASMHPSKSLPGSTSRLHSISPMDLAIRQNQQLIVAYRRRMASTHNKMQQSELTLNFQRRLQENVAIAKRKQQTLLAKIREREKRQQEIVTKNKEDRIALGSTEPEKLIQMTEHFARKEPWIDALLLELKTDPGNLSFIQDFIIKILSSAEHPLAKQLGTFQYNVYQQLLAVSRHASVTFPTVEARPMPLTRPGSRAASPGLSSGVDRLAQLKATLMGSDSTDDDLGGEIDTSNETDDKGIDDDPHLWNETENLVKVIVEDVDDSRATGAAVEKIASRVKEVELNEELSLIFTDIHNYLDELLSGFLACYPILNTAEGKEKCLASIEFRFFPPLWSPLLSVLRHVKYTSEVKMADAMSSKYHALPKHLDVKKELWLMDEDETSLPEDEDSQPYSEPIKQLKSLASKSCPLDKLECVVATVNGILESAEKYWESKGKPCECIGADDLLPVLTYIVVKSRLPQLVSEYAAIEEFVHENYLMGEEGYCLATLNTALAYVESLGKGPVQN; translated from the exons ATGGCCGGTGTTCCCTTTTGCAGAGTAAGCGATCGGCTTCCAGTCATCATGCGAGGCGTAGGCGAAGCAATGAGTCTCGACGAGCAGGGTCGGGCATCG GAAGCGTACCTAAAGTACCTGTCGTGCGCTAGCTACAGCATCCAATCGCTCACAGAGGATGCAACGGGTCGCC ACATACATGACCTATCGCACGAAATGTCGCTGAAATTCTACAAGCTCTCCGAGCAATGCATCGATCGTGCACGCGATTTGCTCAATCACCATCGAGGTCAAGGTCGCCCTTCTCAACAGGATATGACGCCTCACCATCGACCCGCACCTCCTCCACCCGGACCGTTTGGATCTCAGTATCCCTTCAATCGGCAGTGGTCAGGCGGTCCGCCGCCCTCTTACGAGGAGTCGCAGTCGCAGCG ATCGGCTAGTGATGTTGCGGGAAGATCTCAAGCGAAACTCGATCCGGGGAGTTTGGCTTCGATGCATCCTTCCAAGTCGCTGCCAGG ATCTACATCTAGACTGCATTCCATATCGCCTATGGATTTGGCTATTCGTCAGAATCAGCAGCTGATTGTTGCATATCGAAGGCGGATGGCTTCGACTCACAATAAGATGCAACAGTCAGAATTA ACTTTGAATTTTCAGCGAAGACTGCAGGAGAACGTTGCCAtagcaaagagaaaacagcAAACG TTATTGGCAAAAATACGCGAGAGGGAAAAGCGACAGCAGGAAATCGTGAC TAAAAATAAGGAAGACCGTATTGCACTTGGATCGACTGAGCCAGAGAAATTGATTCAAATGACGGAACACTTTGCACGAAAAGAG CCATGGATAGATGCGCTTCTACTAGAGCTTAAAACGGATCCCGGAAACCTATCATTCATCCAAGATTTCATAATTAAGATATTGAG TTCTGCCGAGCATCCGCTTGCTAAGCAGCTGGGAACGTTTCAATACAACGTGTATCAACAGCTGCTTGCTGTATCCAGGCACGCATCCGTAACGTTTCCCACCGTTGAAGCAAGACCAATGCCGTTGACGCGTCCCGGTAGCCGAGCGGCGTCGCCGGGGCTTTCGTCTGGCGTCGACAGACTCGCTCAGTTGAAAGCGACCCTAATGGGAAGCGATTCAACTGACGACGATCTGGGCGGCGAGATAGATACTAGCAATGAGACTGACGACAagggaatcgacgacgatcctcACCTTTGGAACGAAACGGAAAATCTCGTCAAGGTCATAGTTGAAGACGTAGACGATTCTCGTGCCACTGGCGCTGCCGTCGAAAAAATTGCTTCGAGAGTCAAAGAGGTAGAATTGAATGAAGAACTGTCATTGATATTTACAGACATTCACAACTATTTGG ATGAACTGCTTTCAGGGTTTCTCGCCTGCTATCCGATTTTGAATACCGCCGAAGGAAAGGAGAAGTGTCTGGCGTCGATCgagtttcgcttttttccgCCTCTTTGGTCTCCTCTGCTCAGCGTGCTTCG GCACGTAAAGTATACGAGTGAAGTGAAAATGGCTGACGCTATGTCGTCTAAATATCACGCTCTGCCCAAGCATCTGGACGTCAAAAAGGAACTGTGGCTGATG gacgaagacgagacttCTCTtccggaagacgaagattctCAGCCGTACAGCGAGCCTATAAAACAACTCAAGTCGCTGGCATCGAAGTCGTGTCCGCTGGACAAACTCGAATGCGTCG TTGCAACTGTTAACGGTATTCTAGAAAGCGCTGAGAAGTACTGGGAATCGAAGGGAAAACCATGTGAATGCAT AGGTGCTGATGACTTGCTTCCTGTGCTGACCTACATTGTCGTCAAGTCGAGACTTCCTCAACTCGTCTCTGAATATGCGGCTATTGAAGAATTCGTGCACGAAAA TTACTTGATGGGCGAAGAGGGTTACTGCTTGGCGACACTAAACACTGCTTTGGCGTACGTCGAATCGCTTGGAAAAGGACCAGTGCAGAACTAA
- the LOC136184998 gene encoding VPS9 domain-containing protein 1-like isoform X1, whose protein sequence is MAGVPFCRVSDRLPVIMRGVGEAMSLDEQGRASEAYLKYLSCASYSIQSLTEDATGRHIHDLSHEMSLKFYKLSEQCIDRARDLLNHHRGQGRPSQQDMTPHHRPAPPPPGPFGSQYPFNRQWSGGPPPSYEESQSQRDNRNRSASDVAGRSQAKLDPGSLASMHPSKSLPGSTSRLHSISPMDLAIRQNQQLIVAYRRRMASTHNKMQQSELTLNFQRRLQENVAIAKRKQQTLLAKIREREKRQQEIVTKNKEDRIALGSTEPEKLIQMTEHFARKEPWIDALLLELKTDPGNLSFIQDFIIKILSSAEHPLAKQLGTFQYNVYQQLLAVSRHASVTFPTVEARPMPLTRPGSRAASPGLSSGVDRLAQLKATLMGSDSTDDDLGGEIDTSNETDDKGIDDDPHLWNETENLVKVIVEDVDDSRATGAAVEKIASRVKEVELNEELSLIFTDIHNYLDELLSGFLACYPILNTAEGKEKCLASIEFRFFPPLWSPLLSVLRHVKYTSEVKMADAMSSKYHALPKHLDVKKELWLMDEDETSLPEDEDSQPYSEPIKQLKSLASKSCPLDKLECVVATVNGILESAEKYWESKGKPCECIGADDLLPVLTYIVVKSRLPQLVSEYAAIEEFVHENYLMGEEGYCLATLNTALAYVESLGKGPVQN, encoded by the exons ATGGCCGGTGTTCCCTTTTGCAGAGTAAGCGATCGGCTTCCAGTCATCATGCGAGGCGTAGGCGAAGCAATGAGTCTCGACGAGCAGGGTCGGGCATCG GAAGCGTACCTAAAGTACCTGTCGTGCGCTAGCTACAGCATCCAATCGCTCACAGAGGATGCAACGGGTCGCC ACATACATGACCTATCGCACGAAATGTCGCTGAAATTCTACAAGCTCTCCGAGCAATGCATCGATCGTGCACGCGATTTGCTCAATCACCATCGAGGTCAAGGTCGCCCTTCTCAACAGGATATGACGCCTCACCATCGACCCGCACCTCCTCCACCCGGACCGTTTGGATCTCAGTATCCCTTCAATCGGCAGTGGTCAGGCGGTCCGCCGCCCTCTTACGAGGAGTCGCAGTCGCAGCG TGATAATCGAAATAGATCGGCTAGTGATGTTGCGGGAAGATCTCAAGCGAAACTCGATCCGGGGAGTTTGGCTTCGATGCATCCTTCCAAGTCGCTGCCAGG ATCTACATCTAGACTGCATTCCATATCGCCTATGGATTTGGCTATTCGTCAGAATCAGCAGCTGATTGTTGCATATCGAAGGCGGATGGCTTCGACTCACAATAAGATGCAACAGTCAGAATTA ACTTTGAATTTTCAGCGAAGACTGCAGGAGAACGTTGCCAtagcaaagagaaaacagcAAACG TTATTGGCAAAAATACGCGAGAGGGAAAAGCGACAGCAGGAAATCGTGAC TAAAAATAAGGAAGACCGTATTGCACTTGGATCGACTGAGCCAGAGAAATTGATTCAAATGACGGAACACTTTGCACGAAAAGAG CCATGGATAGATGCGCTTCTACTAGAGCTTAAAACGGATCCCGGAAACCTATCATTCATCCAAGATTTCATAATTAAGATATTGAG TTCTGCCGAGCATCCGCTTGCTAAGCAGCTGGGAACGTTTCAATACAACGTGTATCAACAGCTGCTTGCTGTATCCAGGCACGCATCCGTAACGTTTCCCACCGTTGAAGCAAGACCAATGCCGTTGACGCGTCCCGGTAGCCGAGCGGCGTCGCCGGGGCTTTCGTCTGGCGTCGACAGACTCGCTCAGTTGAAAGCGACCCTAATGGGAAGCGATTCAACTGACGACGATCTGGGCGGCGAGATAGATACTAGCAATGAGACTGACGACAagggaatcgacgacgatcctcACCTTTGGAACGAAACGGAAAATCTCGTCAAGGTCATAGTTGAAGACGTAGACGATTCTCGTGCCACTGGCGCTGCCGTCGAAAAAATTGCTTCGAGAGTCAAAGAGGTAGAATTGAATGAAGAACTGTCATTGATATTTACAGACATTCACAACTATTTGG ATGAACTGCTTTCAGGGTTTCTCGCCTGCTATCCGATTTTGAATACCGCCGAAGGAAAGGAGAAGTGTCTGGCGTCGATCgagtttcgcttttttccgCCTCTTTGGTCTCCTCTGCTCAGCGTGCTTCG GCACGTAAAGTATACGAGTGAAGTGAAAATGGCTGACGCTATGTCGTCTAAATATCACGCTCTGCCCAAGCATCTGGACGTCAAAAAGGAACTGTGGCTGATG gacgaagacgagacttCTCTtccggaagacgaagattctCAGCCGTACAGCGAGCCTATAAAACAACTCAAGTCGCTGGCATCGAAGTCGTGTCCGCTGGACAAACTCGAATGCGTCG TTGCAACTGTTAACGGTATTCTAGAAAGCGCTGAGAAGTACTGGGAATCGAAGGGAAAACCATGTGAATGCAT AGGTGCTGATGACTTGCTTCCTGTGCTGACCTACATTGTCGTCAAGTCGAGACTTCCTCAACTCGTCTCTGAATATGCGGCTATTGAAGAATTCGTGCACGAAAA TTACTTGATGGGCGAAGAGGGTTACTGCTTGGCGACACTAAACACTGCTTTGGCGTACGTCGAATCGCTTGGAAAAGGACCAGTGCAGAACTAA